From Nicotiana tabacum cultivar K326 chromosome 15, ASM71507v2, whole genome shotgun sequence, the proteins below share one genomic window:
- the LOC107806243 gene encoding putative protein phosphatase 2C 5 isoform X2, translating to MSGTEVTRMKQKAAPVPLGTLISRELRSDNVEKPTVKYGQAGLAKKGEDYFLVKPDCQRITGNTSTSFSVFAILDGHNGISAAIFTKENLLNNVLSAIPQGLDREEWLQALPRALVAGFVKTDIEFQQKGETSGTTVTFVVIDGWTITVASVGDSRCILDTQEGVVSLLTVDHRLEENEEERQRVTASGGEVGRLNIFGGNEVGPLRCWPGGLCLSRSIGDTDVGEFIVPIPHVKQVKLSNAGGRLIIASDGIWDALSSDLAAQSCRGLPADLAAKMVVKEALRSRGLKDDTTCLVVDIIPYDHPVLPPTPRKRQNLLSSFIFGRRSQNSRSKKLSTVGIVEELFEEGSAMLAERYMGFFKKKQQHFGG from the exons ATGAGTGGGACGGAAGTTACGAGGATGAAGCAAAAAGCAGCTCCAGTACCGCTAGGGACTCTTATCAGTCGTGAACTGCGGAGTGACAATGTGGAGAAGCCTACGGTGAAGTACGGGCAGGCTGGTTTGGCCAAGAAAGGGGAAGATTATTTCTTGGTCAAGCCTGATTGCCAGAGGATTACGGGGAATACATCCACATCCTTTTCTGTTTTCGCG ATTCTTGATGGGCATAATGGTATATCAGCTGCTATATTTACGAAAGAGAATTTGTTGAACAATGTATTGAGTGCTATTCCTCAAGGACTTGACAGAGAAGAGTGGCTCCAAGCCCTTCCTCGCGCACTAGTCGCTGGTTTTGTGAAAACTGACATAGAGTTTCAGCAAAAAG GTGAGACATCTGGAACTACTGTTACCTTTGTTGTGATCGATGGGTGGACTATTACTGTCGCATCTGTTGGAGATTCTCGGTGCATATTAGACACCCAAGAAGGTGTGGTCTCTTTGTTGACCGTTGACCATCGATTGGAAGAAAACGAAGAGGAACGCCAGCGTGTAACCGCAAGTGGTGGTGAAGTAGGAAGGCTCAATATTTTTGGTGGTAATGAG GTTGGGCCTCTGCGTTGCTGGCCTGGTGGATTGTGCCTATCAAGGTCAATTGGTGATACAGATGTTGGGGAGTTTATTGTTCCAATACCTCATGTTAAGCAAGTGAAG CTTTCAAATGCTGGGGGAAGGCTTATTATCGCCTCTGATGGTATATGGGATGCTTTATCATCTGATTTAGCAGCACAATCTTGCAGAGGTTTGCCAGCAGATCTCGCTGCGAAGATGGTTGTGAAG GAGGCTCTAAGGTCACGAGGTCTGAAAGATGATACAACCTGCTTGGTTGTTGATATTATTCCTTATGACCATCCTGTCTTGCCTCCAACACCTAGGAAAAGGCAAAACTTGCTCAGTTCATTTATCTTTGGGAGGAGATCACAAAATTCAAGATCAAAAAAGCTTTCTACCGTTGGTATTGTGGAGGAATTGTTTGAAGAGGGCTCTGCAATGCTTGCTGAGAG ATATATGGGattttttaaaaagaagcaaCAACATTTTGGTGGCTA